The Kribbella sp. NBC_00662 nucleotide sequence AAGTTCCAGGGCTTCCCGCTCGACAAGATCCCGGTCCGCGCCAAGACCGGTACGGCCGAGGTCTACGGCAAGCAGACGACGTCGTGGCTGGCGTCGTACACCGATCGGTACGCCGTGGTGATGATGATCAGCCAGGCCGGTACGGGTTCGGGCGCCGGCGGTGACGCGGTCCGGAAGATCTACGAGACGCTGTACAACATCAAGCCGGCGCCGCCGCCCGGGCAAGAGAAGCCGAAGCAGTGAGGGCGGGCAGATGGCACTACTGACTCCGATCCGGATGCGATCGCGGATGGACCGGCGGTCGACCGTGTGGCAGGTGGACTGGGTCCTCGTGCTCGGCGTGGTCGCGCTGTCGTTCCTCGGCGCGATGCTGATCTGGTCCGCGACCCACAACCGCACCTCGCTGACCGACGGGAACCAGTACGCGTTCCTGGTCCGGCACGCCTTGAACTTCGCGATCGGCCTGATCCTCGCGGTCGGCGCTGCCGTCACCGATCACCGCCGGGTCCGCATCCTCGCCCCGGTCCTGTACGCCGCCTCGATCGTCGGACTGATCCTGGTCCTCGTGCCGGGCGTCGGGTCGACGATCAACGGGTCCCGGTCGTGGATCCAGTTGCCGTTCATGTCGATCCAGCCGAGCGAGTTCGCCAAACTCGCGGTGATCGTCGGGATGGCGCTGCTGATCGCGGAGAAGGGCGAGACCGACCGCAACGAGAACGCCCGTACCGTCGACGTCGCGCAGGCCGTCGGGGTCGCCGCCGTGCCGGTGATCCTGGTGATGCTGCAGCCCGACCTCGGCACGGTGATGGTGCTCGGCTCGATCGTGTTCGGGATCATCGCGGTCTCCGGCGTACCGAAACGCTGGATGCTCGGTCTGCTCACCGCTGGCGTGCTGGTCGCGGCGATCGCGATCAAGCTGCACATCCTGAAGCAGTACCAGATCTCGCGCTTCATCGCGTTCGCGCACCCGTCGTCGGATCCGCAGGGCATCGGGTACAACGTGAACCAGGCCCGGATCGCGATCGGCAACGGTGGGGTGTTCGGCCAGGGCCTGTTCCACGGCGGCCAGACCCAGAACGCGTTCGTCCCCGAACAGCACACCGACTTCGTCTTCACGGTCGCGGGGGAGGAGCTCGGGCTGATCGGCGCCGGCGCGATCATCGTGCTGTTCGCGGTGATCCTGTTCCGCGGGCTGCGGATCGCGATCAACGCCCGGGACGCGTTCGGCCGGCTGGTCGCGACCGGGATCGTCTGCTGGTTCGCGTTCCAGGCGTTCGAGAACATCGGCATGACGCTCGGCATCATGCCGGTCACCGGCCTCCCGCTGCCGTTCGTGTCGTACGGCGGTTCCTCGATGTTCGCCTGCCTGCTCGCGGTCGGCCTGCTGCAGAACATCCACCTCAGGTCCCACCGCTACTGACCCGCGAACTGACACGTCAGGTACGCTCCCTCCGCGCTCCTCAGTCCCCCCGGAGAGGCCCCATGACCAGGTCTGTGTCGTTCCCGCTCGCGCTCACCGCTGCCCTCGCGCTGTCCCTCACCGCCTGCGGTGGGGACGACGACAAGAAGGTTGCCGGTACGCCGCTCACGCCCACCCCGAGCTCGACGCCCAGCGCACCGGCGCCGACGTCGACCGTGCCGGTCACCCGGACGGCCGACGAGCTGACCAAGGCGCTGCTCGAGCTCAACGACCTGCCGAGCGGGTTCTCCCAGGAGAAGGACGAGTCCGACGACGGCTCGAAGCCGTTCTCGTCGCCGAGCAGCCGCTGCAAGACCCTGGTCAAATACCTCAACGCCACCAAGGCCCCCGGGTCGAAGGCGAGCGTGACCCGCACCTTCACCGGCGGCCAGGAGGGCCCGTACATCGACTACGGCCTCGACTCGATGGGCACCGCCGCCGAGGTCGCCGACCTCCGCGATTCGTACGCGAAGGCCGTCGACTCCTGCACCAAGGTGACGCTGAAGACCGAGGGCTCCGGCAACACCTCGATGAAGGTCGAGAAGATCACCGCTCCGGCGTACGGCACCAAGCCGTTCGCGTTCCGTCTCACCGGCACCAGCGGGCCCAAGCGCGGCCTCGAGTACACCGCCGCCGTCACCGGCGTCGACGACGTGATCCTGTCCGTCGGCGTACTCGCCGGCCAGGGCGGCGAGCTGGAGCCCGCCACCGAGGCCGCGGTCACAAAGGCGCGGCAGGTCCTCAAGACAGCTTGACCAGGGTGACGGGCGTCACGCTGGTCGTTGTCACGCCGGGATGACGTGCCACCGTCGTGTTGGCATGGAAGAGCGGATGAGTTTCAGCAAAGTCTCGCCGGCCGGCTTCCGGGCCGTGTACGGCGTGGAGAACTATGTGCAGGGCGTTCTGGACCACACGTTGCTGCACCTGATCAAGATCAGGGCGTCGATGCTCAACGGGTGCGCGTTCTGCCTCGACATGCACACGACGGACGCGCTGAAGGCAGGC carries:
- the rodA gene encoding rod shape-determining protein RodA, whose protein sequence is MALLTPIRMRSRMDRRSTVWQVDWVLVLGVVALSFLGAMLIWSATHNRTSLTDGNQYAFLVRHALNFAIGLILAVGAAVTDHRRVRILAPVLYAASIVGLILVLVPGVGSTINGSRSWIQLPFMSIQPSEFAKLAVIVGMALLIAEKGETDRNENARTVDVAQAVGVAAVPVILVMLQPDLGTVMVLGSIVFGIIAVSGVPKRWMLGLLTAGVLVAAIAIKLHILKQYQISRFIAFAHPSSDPQGIGYNVNQARIAIGNGGVFGQGLFHGGQTQNAFVPEQHTDFVFTVAGEELGLIGAGAIIVLFAVILFRGLRIAINARDAFGRLVATGIVCWFAFQAFENIGMTLGIMPVTGLPLPFVSYGGSSMFACLLAVGLLQNIHLRSHRY